One Chromatiaceae bacterium DNA segment encodes these proteins:
- a CDS encoding peptidyl-prolyl cis-trans isomerase, whose product MRRFTLVALALLSLILAGTALAGNPKVSLQTNKGVIVLELYPDQAPKSVENFLAYVDSGFYNGTVFHRVIKDFMIQGGGFGQDMKQKDTRPSVAIEADNGLKNERGTLAMARTSDPNSATAQFFINLKDNAFLNHTAKTPRGWGYTVFGRVTEGMAVVDAIGGLPTGAKGQFPQDVPQETVIIEKASRVGG is encoded by the coding sequence ATGCGGAGATTCACGCTCGTTGCCCTCGCCCTGCTGTCGCTCATCCTCGCGGGCACCGCCCTGGCGGGGAACCCCAAGGTCAGCCTACAAACCAACAAGGGGGTCATTGTCCTGGAACTCTATCCCGACCAGGCCCCCAAGTCGGTCGAGAATTTCCTCGCCTATGTGGACAGCGGCTTCTACAACGGTACCGTCTTCCATCGCGTTATCAAGGACTTTATGATCCAGGGTGGTGGCTTTGGCCAGGATATGAAACAAAAGGACACCCGGCCCTCGGTGGCGATCGAGGCGGACAACGGCCTCAAGAACGAGCGCGGCACCCTGGCCATGGCCCGCACCAGCGACCCTAACTCGGCCACCGCCCAATTCTTCATCAATCTCAAGGATAACGCCTTCCTGAACCATACCGCCAAGACCCCCCGCGGCTGGGGATACACCGTCTTCGGGCGGGTCACGGAGGGCATGGCGGTCGTTGACGCCATCGGCGGCCTGCCCACCGGGGCCAAGGGCCAGTTCCCCCAGGACGTACCCCAGGAGACCGTCATCATCGAAAAGGCCAGCCGCGTGGGCGGCTGA
- a CDS encoding cysteine--tRNA ligase, whose amino-acid sequence MLQIHNSLTRHKADFVPLEPGKVRLYVCGMTVYDLCHLGHARVMVVFDVVYRYLRHLGYEVTYVRNITDIDDKIINRANERGEAFADLTARFILAMQEDAAALGVLPPTAEPRATAHIAEILAMIQVLIAKGHAYAADNGDVYYAVASFPGYGRLSGKDPAELRAGSRVEPDEAKRDPLDFALWKAAKPGEPAWASPWGPGRPGWHIECSAMSTCCLGNHFDIHGGGADLQFPHHENEIAQSEGATGEPFVNVWMHNGFVRINEEKMSKSLGNFFTVREILARYRPEEVRYFILTSQYRSPLNYDEEHLEQARGALTRFYTALRGLPSAPPAGGEALEARFGAAMDDDFNTPEALAALFDLAREINRARSEDLALAAGLAAQLRALGGVLGILQDDPEAYLRGGPGVGGLSDADIEDLIRRRAEARQARAWAEADRLRDEIQAAGILLEDGPGGTNWRRG is encoded by the coding sequence ATGCTTCAGATCCATAACAGCCTGACCCGCCATAAAGCGGATTTCGTCCCCCTGGAACCCGGCAAGGTCCGCCTCTATGTGTGCGGCATGACGGTCTATGACCTCTGCCACCTGGGGCACGCACGGGTCATGGTGGTGTTCGATGTCGTCTATCGCTATCTGCGGCACCTGGGTTATGAGGTGACCTATGTGCGCAACATCACGGACATCGACGATAAAATCATCAACCGCGCCAACGAGCGCGGCGAGGCCTTTGCCGACCTGACGGCGCGCTTCATCCTGGCCATGCAGGAGGACGCCGCGGCCTTGGGCGTCCTGCCACCCACAGCGGAACCCCGGGCGACCGCCCACATCGCCGAGATCCTCGCCATGATCCAGGTCCTGATCGCCAAGGGCCATGCCTACGCGGCGGACAATGGCGATGTCTATTACGCCGTCGCCAGCTTTCCGGGCTATGGCCGCCTCTCCGGCAAGGACCCGGCGGAGTTGCGCGCCGGCAGCCGGGTGGAGCCGGACGAGGCCAAGCGCGATCCTTTGGACTTCGCCCTCTGGAAGGCCGCCAAGCCCGGCGAGCCGGCCTGGGCCTCGCCCTGGGGTCCGGGCCGGCCCGGCTGGCATATCGAATGCTCCGCCATGTCCACCTGCTGCCTGGGCAATCACTTCGACATCCATGGCGGCGGTGCCGATCTCCAGTTCCCCCACCACGAGAACGAGATCGCCCAGTCCGAGGGCGCGACCGGTGAACCCTTTGTCAACGTCTGGATGCACAACGGTTTCGTCAGGATCAACGAGGAAAAGATGTCCAAGTCCCTGGGCAACTTCTTTACCGTCCGCGAGATCCTGGCGCGCTACCGCCCCGAGGAGGTGCGCTACTTCATCCTCACCAGCCAGTACCGTAGCCCCCTCAACTATGACGAGGAGCATCTGGAGCAGGCCCGGGGGGCACTGACGCGCTTCTATACGGCCCTGCGTGGCCTGCCCAGCGCCCCGCCTGCGGGGGGCGAGGCCCTCGAGGCGCGCTTCGGGGCCGCCATGGACGATGACTTCAATACCCCCGAGGCCCTGGCCGCCCTCTTCGACCTGGCGCGGGAGATCAATCGCGCCCGGAGCGAGGACCTGGCCCTGGCCGCGGGCCTGGCTGCCCAACTTCGGGCCCTGGGCGGTGTGCTCGGTATCCTCCAGGATGATCCCGAGGCCTATCTGCGCGGCGGCCCCGGGGTGGGCGGCCTAAGCGATGCCGACATCGAGGACCTCATCCGCCGGCGCGCCGAGGCCCGCCAGGCCCGCGCCTGGGCCGAGGCCGATCGGCTGCGGGATGAAATCCAGGCGGCGGGCATCCTGCTGGAGGACGGACCGGGCGGCACCAACTGGCGGCGGGGCTGA
- the folD gene encoding bifunctional methylenetetrahydrofolate dehydrogenase/methenyltetrahydrofolate cyclohydrolase FolD produces MSARILDGKAIAADIRAGMKEQVNALVAAGGRQPGLAVVLVGDNPASRVYVRNKSAACAEVGFHSEMHLLDADVPEADLLALIDALNAREAIDGILVQLPLPGHIDEEQVIERILPTKDVDGFHPYNVGRLALRMPLLRPCTPKGVMTLLERTGRKLEGLDAIIIGQSNIVGRPMALELLAARCTISVCHSRTRDLPGKISAADLVVAAVGRPHFVQGDWVKEGAIVIDVGINRTDAGTLVGDVDFAAVAEQASWITPVPGGVGPMTIASLLENTLQAARLHALAQG; encoded by the coding sequence ATGAGCGCCCGGATTCTCGACGGCAAGGCCATTGCGGCGGACATCCGCGCTGGCATGAAGGAGCAGGTCAATGCCCTGGTCGCGGCGGGCGGACGCCAGCCGGGCCTGGCGGTGGTGCTGGTCGGGGACAATCCGGCCTCCCGGGTCTATGTGCGCAACAAGAGCGCGGCCTGCGCCGAGGTGGGCTTTCATTCCGAGATGCACCTGCTGGACGCCGACGTCCCCGAGGCGGATCTCCTGGCCCTCATCGACGCCTTGAACGCCCGCGAGGCCATCGACGGCATCCTGGTCCAACTGCCCTTGCCCGGCCACATCGATGAGGAACAGGTCATCGAACGCATCCTGCCGACCAAGGATGTGGACGGCTTTCATCCCTACAACGTGGGCCGCCTGGCTCTGCGCATGCCGCTGCTGCGCCCCTGTACGCCCAAGGGCGTCATGACGTTGCTGGAGCGGACCGGTCGTAAGCTGGAGGGCCTGGACGCCATCATCATCGGCCAGTCGAATATCGTGGGCCGGCCCATGGCGTTGGAGTTACTGGCGGCCCGCTGCACCATCAGCGTCTGCCACAGTCGCACCCGGGATCTGCCAGGCAAGATCAGTGCCGCCGATCTGGTGGTCGCCGCCGTGGGCCGCCCCCACTTCGTCCAGGGGGACTGGGTCAAGGAAGGCGCCATCGTCATCGACGTGGGCATCAATCGCACCGATGCGGGAACCTTGGTGGGTGACGTGGATTTCGCCGCCGTCGCCGAACAGGCCTCCTGGATAACGCCGGTGCCCGGTGGTGTCGGGCCCATGACCATCGCCAGCCTGCTGGAAAACACCTTGCAGGCGGCGCGCCTCCATGCGCTTGCGCAAGGGTGA
- a CDS encoding rhodanese-like domain-containing protein, translated as MLILQMMKIESISLFAALFLVACLAEAGPTLDAPEAYKQVKAGTITLIDIRTPQEWRQTRVAVGAVPIEMGNPKAPQAFIDAVLAQVQGDRNAPIALICRTGNRTTYMQKVMEEQGFTRVYNVKEGMVGSSAGPGWIKRGLPIEPCKRC; from the coding sequence ATGTTAATTCTCCAAATGATGAAAATTGAGTCCATCAGTCTGTTCGCGGCGCTTTTTCTCGTGGCTTGTCTGGCGGAGGCCGGACCCACCCTGGACGCGCCAGAGGCTTATAAGCAGGTTAAAGCAGGAACCATCACCCTGATCGACATCAGAACCCCCCAGGAGTGGCGACAAACCAGGGTCGCCGTGGGGGCAGTGCCGATCGAAATGGGCAACCCTAAGGCACCCCAGGCCTTTATCGATGCGGTTCTGGCCCAGGTTCAGGGCGATCGTAATGCGCCCATTGCCCTGATCTGCCGCACGGGTAACCGCACGACCTACATGCAGAAGGTGATGGAAGAACAGGGGTTTACCCGCGTTTATAACGTCAAGGAAGGCATGGTCGGCAGCTCGGCGGGTCCTGGCTGGATCAAACGGGGTTTACCCATAGAACCCTGTAAGCGGTGCTGA
- a CDS encoding cache domain-containing protein has protein sequence MTLQAHPVKPERVGQNLRDQQDGSGGNSFRKEIQDIALTKGRGWVDYPYENPATQKIQPKTTYVERVDDLIICARAYGQRRFARRAGHGHRCPRLAMGGRRQNSPARGLDADHFHRCDGRAVGYPARRRHAQAGPGATAAAPGDHGGGVDGGAGALLWRQHQQQLTAAIVNRAAEVAHDLRISLNQQASGLAMVTQLLAVNNAVQQALRAGDADRLLADWQPLFETLHRENHLTRFSFFAANRVCLLRIHQPEKHGDRIERFTTREAERTGKTTSGIELSPLGTFTLRVVQPVYADGALVGYVELGKEIEDVLQAITTESGAHLGRGDPQGAARPPNLGRGYADARAGGPLGPTARERRELRLPRPPARGPRLPGG, from the coding sequence ATGACCTTGCAGGCCCATCCGGTGAAACCGGAACGGGTGGGCCAGAACCTGCGCGACCAACAGGACGGGTCCGGGGGCAACTCTTTCCGCAAGGAGATACAAGACATCGCTTTGACCAAGGGCCGCGGTTGGGTCGATTACCCATACGAGAATCCGGCGACCCAGAAGATCCAGCCCAAGACCACCTATGTCGAGCGGGTGGATGATCTGATTATCTGCGCCAGGGCCTACGGGCAGCGGCGATTTGCTCGCCGTGCTGGGCATGGACATCGATGCCCGCGACTGGCAATGGGAGGTCGCCGCCAGAATAGCCCTGCCCGTGGGCTTGATGCTGATCATTTTCATCGGTGTGATGGTCGCGCTGTCGGCTACCCGGCGCGTCGCCGCCACGCCCAAGCCGGTCCTGGCGCAACCGCTGCCGCCCCTGGCGATCATGGTGGTGGTGTTGATGGCGGGGCGGGGGCGCTCCTCTGGCGCCAGCATCAGCAACAACTGACCGCGGCCATCGTCAACCGTGCCGCCGAGGTGGCCCACGATCTGCGGATTAGCCTGAACCAGCAGGCCTCCGGCCTGGCCATGGTTACCCAGCTGCTTGCCGTCAATAACGCGGTGCAGCAGGCCCTGCGCGCGGGTGATGCGGACCGCCTCCTGGCCGACTGGCAGCCCCTGTTCGAGACGCTGCACCGGGAGAACCACCTGACGCGTTTCTCCTTCTTCGCCGCCAACCGCGTCTGCCTCCTGCGGATTCACCAGCCGGAGAAACATGGCGACCGGATCGAGCGCTTCACGACGCGGGAAGCCGAACGCACCGGCAAGACCACCTCCGGCATCGAGTTGAGCCCGCTGGGCACCTTCACCCTGCGGGTGGTGCAGCCCGTCTACGCCGACGGGGCGCTGGTCGGCTATGTGGAACTGGGCAAGGAGATCGAGGACGTGCTGCAGGCGATCACCACCGAATCCGGCGCCCATCTGGGCCGTGGTGATCCGCAAGGCGCAGCTCGTCCGCCAAACCTGGGAAGAGGGTATGCGGATGCTCGGGCGGGAGGCCCACTGGGACCAACTGCCCGGGAACGTCGTGAGCTACGCCTCCCTCGGCCGCCTGCCCGAGGCCCTCGCCTCCCGGGCGGATGA
- a CDS encoding response regulator, giving the protein MLTSWGRREDAGHCHEIGCAAYLTSRFGIRSSGRAGLALTHHPEVAPTPPPSATHPPGGETSHRFAGRKARILLAEDNITNQMVALGILKQMGLRADAVANGAEALQALELLPYDLVLMDVQMPVMDGIEATQQIRRDEFIRWQAQCGNLQGAAAEAGRVPASFTLPIIAMTAHALQGDRERCLEAGMNDYVTKPVARQALAAALGQWLPHDTEERTLVTDDGGPGSDAVSGPAT; this is encoded by the coding sequence ATGCTGACGTCCTGGGGCCGGCGGGAAGACGCCGGACACTGCCATGAGATCGGTTGTGCGGCCTATCTGACCAGCCGATTCGGCATCAGGAGCTCAGGTCGCGCTGGCCTGGCGCTGACGCATCACCCGGAGGTGGCGCCCACGCCACCTCCCAGCGCCACCCACCCACCGGGCGGTGAGACCTCGCACCGGTTCGCGGGCCGCAAGGCGCGCATTCTGCTGGCCGAGGACAACATCACCAACCAGATGGTGGCCTTGGGCATCCTGAAGCAAATGGGTCTGCGGGCGGATGCCGTGGCCAACGGGGCGGAAGCGCTCCAGGCCCTGGAACTGCTGCCCTATGACCTGGTGCTGATGGACGTGCAGATGCCGGTGATGGATGGGATCGAGGCCACGCAACAAATCCGGCGTGATGAATTCATCAGGTGGCAGGCTCAATGCGGCAACCTGCAGGGCGCGGCGGCCGAGGCCGGCCGGGTTCCTGCCTCCTTCACCCTGCCGATTATCGCCATGACCGCCCACGCCCTCCAGGGCGACCGTGAGCGCTGCCTGGAGGCGGGCATGAATGACTACGTGACCAAGCCGGTGGCGCGGCAGGCGCTGGCGGCAGCACTCGGCCAATGGCTGCCCCATGACACGGAGGAACGCACCCTCGTGACGGATGACGGCGGCCCCGGCAGTGATGCGGTCAGCGGCCCGGCAACCTAA
- a CDS encoding cysteine rich repeat-containing protein, with protein MLPQDLGAEDKILACLKALDKDELSLDCRTLLQSPEESYQACEADFAKFCAKVQPGLGRVIDCLDDHKQKLSKGCRSVVELALQNPGGDIN; from the coding sequence ATTCTGCCCCAAGACCTTGGGGCAGAGGACAAAATCCTGGCGTGCCTCAAGGCTCTTGACAAGGATGAATTATCGCTCGATTGCCGAACCCTCCTGCAAAGCCCGGAAGAATCCTATCAGGCCTGTGAGGCCGATTTTGCAAAATTCTGCGCCAAAGTACAGCCCGGCCTAGGCCGAGTCATCGATTGCCTGGATGACCACAAGCAGAAATTGTCGAAAGGTTGCCGAAGCGTTGTGGAACTCGCGTTACAGAATCCGGGGGGAGATATCAACTGA
- a CDS encoding ribonucleotide-diphosphate reductase subunit beta — MSAKPLLGPCDSYQLEPFAYEWAWAMARAQENNNWAPEEIAVAPDVADYKNPAVDPKFKHLFESVMAQLTTFDIERGDDAAETFLSVFQPAEIRHFFKRLVWEEGLHTRSYRYVIENLGIPLSIYDTWKTVPAMKERVEMAQKLSEPVLQTIKRQIEGRPYHEMSIAEKQALLRSLVFWFLIFEGVWFWVSLLGPIQQLSRLGFFKGGAEQFSYIARDESNHIGFGVALIREFMAQYPEALTDELLADIDRDTRRAIELEQGYISYCFKDGPILGYSIPDHVATTKFFANMRLGSVGLPQPFADAYHAFPWMSEQMELKKEKNFFETRVTEYQAGGALSFDDQEEGSLTEQQNPYAACFTASPAVEAPPAAAQVEERPMVEELFPEEDPYFGRHQQPEWDDPLAGLKR; from the coding sequence ATGTCCGCAAAACCCCTGCTTGGTCCCTGTGATTCTTATCAGCTTGAGCCCTTTGCCTATGAGTGGGCCTGGGCCATGGCGCGCGCTCAGGAGAATAACAATTGGGCACCGGAAGAGATCGCTGTCGCCCCCGATGTGGCGGACTACAAGAATCCCGCCGTGGATCCGAAGTTCAAGCACCTGTTCGAATCCGTCATGGCGCAGCTCACCACCTTCGATATCGAGCGGGGAGACGATGCGGCGGAGACCTTTTTGTCCGTTTTTCAGCCCGCCGAAATCCGCCACTTTTTCAAGCGGCTGGTCTGGGAAGAAGGCTTGCATACCCGCAGCTACCGCTATGTCATCGAGAATCTGGGCATCCCGCTGTCCATCTACGATACCTGGAAGACCGTGCCGGCCATGAAGGAACGGGTGGAGATGGCCCAGAAGCTCTCCGAACCGGTTCTCCAAACCATCAAACGGCAGATCGAAGGCCGGCCCTACCACGAGATGTCCATTGCGGAAAAGCAGGCCCTGCTGCGCTCGCTGGTCTTCTGGTTTTTGATTTTCGAGGGCGTCTGGTTCTGGGTGTCGCTCCTCGGCCCGATTCAGCAGTTGTCCCGACTCGGCTTCTTCAAGGGTGGTGCCGAGCAGTTCAGCTACATTGCCCGCGATGAGTCCAACCATATCGGCTTTGGCGTCGCCCTGATTCGGGAATTCATGGCGCAGTACCCGGAGGCCCTCACCGATGAGTTGCTGGCCGACATCGACCGTGACACCCGCCGTGCCATCGAACTGGAACAGGGCTACATCAGCTACTGCTTCAAGGATGGCCCCATCCTCGGCTATTCCATTCCGGACCATGTCGCGACCACCAAGTTCTTCGCCAACATGCGTCTCGGCTCCGTCGGACTGCCCCAGCCCTTTGCAGATGCCTATCACGCCTTTCCCTGGATGAGCGAACAGATGGAGCTCAAGAAGGAGAAGAACTTTTTCGAGACGCGGGTCACGGAATACCAGGCGGGCGGGGCCCTGTCCTTCGATGACCAGGAAGAGGGGAGCCTGACCGAGCAACAGAACCCCTACGCGGCCTGCTTTACGGCTAGTCCGGCGGTCGAGGCTCCTCCCGCCGCTGCCCAAGTGGAGGAGAGGCCGATGGTGGAGGAACTGTTTCCCGAAGAGGATCCCTACTTCGGCCGGCATCAGCAACCGGAGTGGGATGATCCCCTGGCGGGATTGAAAAGGTAG
- the pdxA gene encoding 4-hydroxythreonine-4-phosphate dehydrogenase PdxA, whose amino-acid sequence MANPTLPRIVITPGEPAGIGPELCAQVAQADFPAQWVVIADPDLLRDRAQRLGLGLELVLYDPSAPRLPQRAGILQMLPLALRHHSQPGRLDTANATYILDCLERACDGCLTGEFDALVTGPVHKGVINDAGFPFSGHTEFLAARCGADPVMMLAAPGLRVALATTHLPLRQIADHITPEGLERVIRILDRDLRQRFGIARPRLLVCGLNPHAGEGGHLGREEIEIIAPLLARLRAEGLDLVGPLAADTAFVPDHLAQADAVLAMYHDQGLPVLKHLGFGCAVNVTLGLPIVRVSVDHGTALDLAGTGRADPGSLQAALKTALEMVIRGLSLT is encoded by the coding sequence TTGGCTAACCCCACCCTTCCCAGGATCGTCATCACGCCGGGCGAGCCCGCTGGCATAGGACCTGAACTCTGCGCCCAGGTAGCCCAGGCGGACTTTCCCGCCCAATGGGTCGTCATTGCCGATCCCGACCTGCTGCGGGACCGCGCCCAGCGACTGGGCCTGGGTCTGGAGCTGGTCCTTTACGATCCAAGCGCCCCCCGCCTGCCCCAGCGGGCCGGGATCCTTCAGATGCTACCCCTGGCCTTGCGCCACCACAGCCAGCCCGGCCGCCTTGATACCGCCAACGCGACCTATATCCTGGACTGCCTGGAGCGTGCCTGCGACGGCTGCCTGACCGGCGAATTCGATGCCCTGGTCACGGGCCCGGTGCACAAGGGTGTCATCAATGACGCCGGCTTTCCCTTCAGCGGTCACACGGAGTTCCTGGCGGCACGCTGTGGGGCCGATCCGGTGATGATGCTGGCGGCGCCGGGCCTGAGAGTCGCCCTGGCTACCACCCATCTGCCCCTGCGCCAGATCGCGGATCACATCACCCCGGAGGGACTGGAGCGGGTTATCCGCATTCTGGACCGCGATCTGCGCCAACGCTTCGGCATCGCCCGGCCGCGCCTGCTGGTCTGTGGCCTCAACCCTCACGCCGGGGAGGGCGGCCACCTGGGCCGGGAGGAGATCGAGATCATAGCCCCCCTGCTCGCGCGACTCAGGGCCGAGGGCCTGGACCTGGTCGGTCCCCTGGCCGCCGATACCGCCTTTGTGCCGGACCACCTGGCCCAGGCCGATGCCGTCCTGGCCATGTACCACGACCAGGGCCTGCCCGTCCTCAAACATTTGGGATTCGGCTGCGCCGTGAATGTCACCCTGGGCCTGCCGATCGTGCGCGTCTCCGTCGATCACGGCACGGCCCTGGACCTGGCTGGCACGGGTCGAGCCGACCCGGGCAGCCTGCAGGCCGCCCTCAAGACGGCCCTAGAGATGGTGATCCGGGGGCTATCCCTTACTTAA
- a CDS encoding peptidylprolyl isomerase, translated as MATPRNKGGVSLWKAWRWPALAGAPLLLLSLVIAPPLAQAASLEELDSIVAVVNKDVIVRSELEREIVLALPEMREKGAEMPARAELEHKVLERMIEKRLQMQEAQRVGIKVEDGALTQAMEGIAQRNNLTLEELQTALGASGIRFEDFREDTRSQMIMSQLQAREVIKNITVTEPEIKRFLARESDSLIERTDVRLSHILVAVPETASGEEQEQAKKKAQAIVAKLRAGADFGQVARAESQGQQTQEGGDLGWFAMADVPSLAQEVSRSLAKGEVSNPLRSPSGFHIIQVSDIKGSGPAVISQTKARHILIRTNEVVSDDDARIRLEQLRMRLVGGDDFANLARANSDDTGSALKGGDLGWLSPGDTVPQFEATMNELAPNQISQPFKSSFGWHIVQVNERRSQDTTEELMQLKAKQKLRERKADEAVKQWLRKLRDEAYIEDRLAKAAEQG; from the coding sequence ATGGCTACACCGAGGAATAAGGGGGGCGTAAGCCTCTGGAAGGCCTGGCGTTGGCCGGCTCTGGCGGGCGCGCCCCTGCTCCTGTTGTCCCTTGTGATCGCCCCCCCCCTCGCCCAGGCGGCCAGCCTCGAGGAATTGGATTCCATCGTCGCCGTGGTCAACAAGGACGTCATCGTGCGCAGCGAACTGGAACGGGAGATCGTCCTGGCCCTGCCCGAAATGCGCGAAAAGGGGGCGGAGATGCCCGCCCGCGCCGAACTGGAGCACAAGGTCCTGGAGCGCATGATCGAGAAGCGCCTGCAAATGCAGGAGGCCCAGCGAGTCGGCATCAAGGTCGAGGATGGGGCCCTCACCCAGGCCATGGAGGGCATCGCCCAGCGTAACAATCTGACGCTTGAGGAGTTGCAGACCGCCCTGGGGGCCAGCGGCATCCGCTTCGAGGACTTCCGCGAGGACACCCGCTCCCAGATGATCATGAGCCAACTGCAGGCCCGGGAGGTCATCAAGAACATCACCGTCACCGAACCCGAGATCAAGCGCTTCCTCGCCCGCGAGTCGGACAGCCTGATCGAACGGACGGATGTCCGCCTCTCCCACATCCTGGTGGCCGTGCCGGAGACGGCGAGTGGCGAGGAACAGGAGCAGGCGAAGAAGAAGGCCCAGGCGATTGTCGCCAAGCTCCGGGCCGGGGCGGATTTTGGCCAGGTGGCCCGCGCCGAATCCCAAGGCCAGCAGACCCAGGAGGGTGGCGACCTCGGCTGGTTCGCCATGGCCGATGTCCCCTCGCTGGCCCAGGAGGTGTCCCGGAGCCTGGCCAAGGGCGAGGTCAGCAACCCCCTGCGTAGCCCCAGCGGCTTCCATATCATCCAGGTCAGCGACATCAAGGGCAGTGGCCCGGCGGTCATCAGCCAGACCAAGGCGCGTCACATCCTCATCCGCACCAACGAGGTGGTGTCCGACGACGATGCCCGCATCCGCCTGGAGCAACTGCGCATGCGCCTGGTGGGCGGGGATGACTTCGCCAACCTGGCCCGCGCCAACTCGGACGACACCGGGTCGGCCCTCAAGGGCGGCGACCTTGGCTGGTTGAGCCCCGGCGACACCGTCCCCCAATTCGAGGCCACCATGAACGAACTCGCCCCCAACCAGATCAGCCAGCCCTTCAAGTCCAGCTTTGGCTGGCACATCGTCCAGGTCAACGAGCGCCGCAGCCAGGACACCACCGAGGAGTTGATGCAGCTCAAGGCCAAGCAGAAGCTGCGGGAACGTAAGGCGGACGAGGCCGTCAAGCAATGGCTGCGCAAGCTGCGCGACGAGGCCTACATCGAGGATCGTCTCGCCAAGGCGGCGGAACAGGGTTAG